Genomic window (Deltaproteobacteria bacterium):
ATTCCATCATACCGACAATGCCTACGGTCGGGTTTTTGAGATCGTGAGAAATCGTATACGCAAAGAATTCAATCTCGTCTTTTTTCTTTTTGATTTCCTCGGCCTTAATCTTAATGGCTTCATGAAGTCTTGCCACATTGACGGCAATTGCAATTTGATTGCCGACTGCCACAAAAAGATCTACATCGGATTGGGTCAAAGACACGGTCCGTTTGGAAGCCAGGTTCATGACCCCAAGAACCTCTTCGTTGACAATGAGTGGCACACAGATAATCACCTTGAAACCCTGACCTTGAACAAGTTTTGTCCTGGCTGCGTTTTCCAGGTCTGTGACTTTCTGAGCGATAAAGCTTTTGGTTCTGACCGCTTTCCCGGAAAAACCCTCCCCGATGGCGATTCTGCGGAGGTCCTCTGTCCCCACCTCACAAAATCCTGCACAGGCCGCCAGTTCCAGTTGGTGGCCAGACTCATCCATCAAATAGATCCTTACAACGTCTACCTTATAGTGCTCTGAAACCTTCCGAACGGCCCTGTCCAAGATTTCTCGAAGACTAAGAGAGCTGGTCAGATCGCTACCGACGTCATGGAGAATGGCGAGACCCTTGTTTCTCCGTCCCAGCTTAGCCTTACTGAACTTGACAGTTATGTGTTTTCTGTTTTCCGACATAGGTATCTTCCAAGAAAAGAACAGCGGCTTCAGTCCGTACAATAGCGTTTGACCTGTTGTTGTAATTCCTCAATAAGGAATCCGGACCCGCCGTCTTTCAATCTCATCGAGGAAATCCCGGCCGGTGTAAAGAACGACAAATCTTTTCTCAAGTTCATCGGTCAGAGCCTCCACCTTGTCTTCCCCAATGCCAGTAGTGCGGACATACACATTGCGTCGCCCTTCCTCTGTCATTTCCACCGGTGTTTTGAATCATCCGGCTTGACCGCCAAAACAGAACATTCAAGGTGATTGAGCACCTTTTCAGCAGTGTTTCCGATTAAAAAACCAGTGATGCCTGTTCTTGCTACAGTTCCCATGACAACCAGTTCCACCTGCTTCTTTTTTGCCAGATCCACGATCAACTGACTGGGCTTGCCTTCCAATAGATGGACTCTGGAGGATCGGTAATCCAATGAAAACCTTTCCAAAAGCTCTTTGACTCGGGTCTCGTGGGCCTTTCGGGTTTCCTTGAGGAGGTCATCCACTACGGCCTGTTTTAGTCGCGAGCGTGCCCTAAACGTTTTTTCTCGATTCCGGCTCCAGCAATTGACTACGTGAAGGGTACTTCCTTGGGAACGGGCTAATGACGTGGCCAATGCCATGATCTTGATATCGAGGTCATTCATCTTGTCATCAAAAGGCGCAGGATCTACTGCAGCTAGAATTCGATCGACTTGTCTGCCATGGGTCGGTTTGACCGCCCAGACTGGGCAGGGACATTTGCGCATAAGGCGCATAGCCGTACTTCCCAGAAGCATTCCTTCCATTCCGTCGTTCGATTCAATTCCGACCATCACCAAGTCGTGGCTTCTTTTAAGGACTTCCCGGATGATTTCGAGAAATGGGGTACCCCACAGAACTCTCGTGGTCAGTTCGACCCCCTTTGCCTTGGCAGCTGATCTAAACCTCTTCAATTGCTCTTCCGTTTCGTCCCTGTCGCTCTTCGGGATTTCTTCAAAACCCTGTGCTTCCACCAACAGCTCTGCGCCAAAGGGATAGTATTTTAGAACCTGGATCACTGTCAGCGAAGCACTATTACTTTGCGCCAACCTAACTGCCCGATTGAAGATCTGCTCTCTGCCAGGTTTCCCGTCGTAGGCAAAAAGTATGTTTTTAAAACGTTTCATGATAAGTTGCTCCCCTTTTTACAACAATCACCGTGCAGTAGCATGAACTTGCCCCAATACGTTATGGCTAAAACGGGAACGTACTGACAAGAACCAGCAAGCTGTTTTCCCTATGGAACGATAGGCATTGTCATCCCGGCGGAGGCCTCCAGGACCTTGCCGGCCACACTGCCCATTGAATAGTCTTTCACTGCCGACTGTCCTTTTCGTCCCAGTAATACGGTCCCATAACTACTCCCTTTGGCCTCTTCTAAGATATCACTCGCCGCACTTCGGCTACCGTCAACGAGCTTTGTTGCAATTTGATTCTCACTGGATCCCGCCCTGACAATCATCTCTTGGGCTTTCTTCATGTACGGACCGATCTCTTGCCCCGCTTTTTGCTTCCAGAGTTCTTCCAGTTATACGGGGATCTGAGCAACTGTTGTGCCAAGACATTAACCCATTAACATTACAGCAGTTTCAAGCGTTCCGGCAGCCGACAAAGGAACTCCTTGTTCCCCGATGTGTAGGACCGCCTAGTCTCGAGACGAATTCCCCCACTGGGTCGGCCACAAGACATTACAATTTAAGGCAAAACAACCACAGGAACTGGAAGTTCCCCATTTTTTCTTAGGAGAACAGCGGATTCTCTTTCTGATGAAGCATGTACGAAAGGGTGGTGAAATGGGGTCAAACAACGCCTCGGGCTTTGTGACGCCTCATCAGAACCGGGGCGGGTTAGCCCCGTGTATTTTTTACGGACCTCCTTGTTCTTGTTCGACGTGATGCGGTCCCGGCCGTTTCATTGGGTTCTTCGGGACTTCTATCGTCGGGTGCAATAGCTGATTGTACCCGTTTGCTGTGTTCAACCCCCTGACACTTCTGATGATTCTAACCATTTGACCTATTGAAACCTCGTCCGGTTCATGCACATACCTCAGCATCCACAGACTCAGAAATCTCAAAAGGGTTGAGGCAAAGAAAACGACTTGCAGGGGCACGAGGTTCCGGGAAAAGACGTTAAATTGGTGACCGTCAAAGGATTCGAGTGCCAATCCGGCCACAACTGGCCCTAAGACGGCACCAAGCCCTCCGATAATGTTGTAAGCAGATATATACAGAGGCCTGGTCTTTTGTGGAGAAACGGCTAACAACAGGTTATTGGTGCACAGATTGATACCGGCCCAAAATGCACCTCCCATCAGGTGTAGAAGGATTGGGATGACGAGACTGCCTGGTCTGACTGTTGCCCACGCTAAGGGCAGGAAGACAACCACCCAACTGGCAATGCGAATGACCACCTTGTTTTTGACTTTATCAGACACTTTGCCCCACACATGCATACCCAGCAGATCAGCCAGAGCGGAAACCATGGCCAAAGCAGCCACAAATCCATAGCTGAATTGAAGGTCCCGAAGAAAATACAGGGTGAAAAAAGGGCTTGCCAAATAGACTGCGCAGTTCCACATGGACATAAAAACCAGGAAACGTCGAAAATTGGCATCTTTGAAAGGAAGGGCAAGATTCCTGCGAAAAGAAATGTCATCCCGGGAAGGGCTTATAGGCACTTCGGATACGCGGCGCAAAAACCGCAGACTCATCAGGCCAAAAATGACAGCTGATGAAAAAGTTATTGTGAATCCAAAAGAGGGACCAAGTGCTTGCGACTTCGAAAAATCCAGGAAATTTCCAAAAAGGATAGTAGCGCCGATCCCAGCTGCCCCACAAAGCATATTCCTGGTGCCAAAGAACCTCCCTCTGATGTCGCAGGGAACCAGGTCTGATGTCCAAGAGAGCCACGCAATATAACCGACGGTGGCAAAGGCGTGGGATAGAAAAATAAGGCCCAGGACAGTTGTGTGTTTAACAGTATCGTCAGAAAAAGGCAAGAGGCCAAAACCCAAAACAGGAACCCACAGCCCCCTTGAAACCCAGGAAGAGACATAGGCAACTTTCTTTCGCGTCCCGTTTTTCTGTATGAGCCTTGATGTCGGGAGCTGGAATATAGTTACCACAAACGGTAGTGCCGCCAGAATGCCGATCATGAAATCGCTCATGCCGAGATGGAGTGCAAATCCGGTGAGAAAGACCCCTCCTGTGAGCGTGGCGAACACGTGAGCAAAGATCCCATCGTAAAAGGAATTCCTGAAGTCCGGGACAGCAAGCAGTTTCATGGCAATCTGGCATCGAAGAAATCCCCCAAAGACCTGGGATCAATACCGGGAAAGGCGGTCAGGTCTGATATTTCAGAAGATTATTTTTGGAAGATTTCCATCTAGTTTTGGGGTTAGGAACAGCCTTTGATTATATCGCTTATCATTCGGAACACATCGCTAAGACGAATGATTCCGACGATGCGTCCTTCCTTGCGAACATACAGAAACATCAGGTTTCCCAGGACAAGAAGGTGGATCACTTCATTCAGTGGCGCATCGTGCTCCACAATTTCCTTTTCGCGGTGAAGCAATTCCTCTTCCGAAATGGGCGTCATCACGTTACGGACCTTTAGGTTGGCTGCTTTGTGACATGCATCATCCAATGGATTCTGAAGGAGACCGTAGTTTTCTACCATGGACTTGAC
Coding sequences:
- a CDS encoding universal stress protein → MKRFKNILFAYDGKPGREQIFNRAVRLAQSNSASLTVIQVLKYYPFGAELLVEAQGFEEIPKSDRDETEEQLKRFRSAAKAKGVELTTRVLWGTPFLEIIREVLKRSHDLVMVGIESNDGMEGMLLGSTAMRLMRKCPCPVWAVKPTHGRQVDRILAAVDPAPFDDKMNDLDIKIMALATSLARSQGSTLHVVNCWSRNREKTFRARSRLKQAVVDDLLKETRKAHETRVKELLERFSLDYRSSRVHLLEGKPSQLIVDLAKKKQVELVVMGTVARTGITGFLIGNTAEKVLNHLECSVLAVKPDDSKHRWK
- a CDS encoding GAF domain-containing protein produces the protein MSENRKHITVKFSKAKLGRRNKGLAILHDVGSDLTSSLSLREILDRAVRKVSEHYKVDVVRIYLMDESGHQLELAACAGFCEVGTEDLRRIAIGEGFSGKAVRTKSFIAQKVTDLENAARTKLVQGQGFKVIICVPLIVNEEVLGVMNLASKRTVSLTQSDVDLFVAVGNQIAIAVNVARLHEAIKIKAEEIKKKKDEIEFFAYTISHDLKNPTVGIVGMMESILERYGDALDDKLKKYCKAIKKAADQVLRLVMAINEYISATEAALNMEKTDIHKVVEQIRDEVSEVLEKRSIRLLGPEGVREVMADELAMTRVFRNLINNALKHGGDSLSKIAQDRHWIPP
- a CDS encoding MFS transporter → MKLLAVPDFRNSFYDGIFAHVFATLTGGVFLTGFALHLGMSDFMIGILAALPFVVTIFQLPTSRLIQKNGTRKKVAYVSSWVSRGLWVPVLGFGLLPFSDDTVKHTTVLGLIFLSHAFATVGYIAWLSWTSDLVPCDIRGRFFGTRNMLCGAAGIGATILFGNFLDFSKSQALGPSFGFTITFSSAVIFGLMSLRFLRRVSEVPISPSRDDISFRRNLALPFKDANFRRFLVFMSMWNCAVYLASPFFTLYFLRDLQFSYGFVAALAMVSALADLLGMHVWGKVSDKVKNKVVIRIASWVVVFLPLAWATVRPGSLVIPILLHLMGGAFWAGINLCTNNLLLAVSPQKTRPLYISAYNIIGGLGAVLGPVVAGLALESFDGHQFNVFSRNLVPLQVVFFASTLLRFLSLWMLRYVHEPDEVSIGQMVRIIRSVRGLNTANGYNQLLHPTIEVPKNPMKRPGPHHVEQEQGGP
- a CDS encoding universal stress protein, with amino-acid sequence MKKAQEMIVRAGSSENQIATKLVDGSRSAASDILEEAKGSSYGTVLLGRKGQSAVKDYSMGSVAGKVLEASAGMTMPIVP